From Solea solea chromosome 20, fSolSol10.1, whole genome shotgun sequence, one genomic window encodes:
- the txnl4a gene encoding thioredoxin-like protein 4A yields the protein MSYMLPHLHNGWQVDQAILSEEDRVLVIRFGHDWDPTCMKMDEVLYSIAEKVKNFAVIYLVDITEVPDFNKMYELYDPCTVMFFFRNKHIMIDLGTGNNNKINWTMEDKQEMIDIVETVYRGARKGRGLVVSPKDYSTKYRY from the exons ATGTCGTACATGCTCCCACATCTCCACAATGGCTGGCAGGTTGACCAAGCCATCCTCTCAGAAGAGGACCGAGTCCTGGTGATCCGTTTCGGACACGACTGGGACCCGACGTGCATGAAGATGGACGAGGTTCTTTACAGCATCGCAGAAAAG GTAAAGAATTTTGCTGTCATTTACCTGGTGGACATCACAGAAGTGCCCGACTTCAACAAGATGTACGAGTTGTACGATCCCTGCACGGTCATGTTCTTCTTCAG gAACAAACACATCATGATTGATTTGGGCACCGGTAACAACAACAAGATCAACTGGACGATGGAGGACAAGCAGGAGATGATAGACATTGTTGAGACAGTTTACCGCGGAGCGAGGAAGGGACGAGGTCTGGTGGTGTCGCCCAAGGATTATTCCACAAAATACAGATATtga
- the LOC131447767 gene encoding E3 ubiquitin-protein ligase znrf2-like, whose translation MGAKQSNPVFDGRTRAYSSSDLPSGNTSGGERIAGFRYTNGPDGPRIRYTGAGPTSSGLSIPGGGRSGSHELNQSLDGTDGDGDGEGELPPDGHRLLIGSLPAHLSPHLLGGFHCPVCSKFMASDEIEKHLLMCFSKTRLTYNKDILSRDSGECAICLEDMEQGDTIARLPCLCIYHKGCIDEWFEVNRSCPEHPAD comes from the exons ATGGGGGCCAAACAGAGCAACCCAGTGTTCGACGGCAGAACTCGGGCTTATTCCAGCTCCGATCTCCCGTCTGGCAACACCAGCGGCGGGGAGAGGATCGCCGGGTTCAGGTACACGAACGGACCGGATGGACCGCGGATCCGGTACACAGGCGCGGGGCCGACCAGCTCCGGCCTGAGTATACCGGGCGGCGGCAGGTCAGGGTCACATGAACTCAACCAGAGCCTCGATGGCACGGACGGTGACGGTGACGGGGAGGGCGAGCTGCCCCCTGACGGCCACAGGCTGCTCATCGGCTCGTTACCTGCACACCTGTCCCCTCACCTGCTGGGAG GCTTCCACTGTCCTGTCTGCTCCAAGTTTATGGCGTCTGATGAAATAGAGAAGCACCTGCTCATGTGTTTCAGCAAAACACGCCTCACCTACAACA aGGACATCCTGTCCAGAGACTCTGGGGAGTGTGCCATCTGTTTAGAAGACATGGAGCAGGGAGACACCATCGCCAGGCTGCCCTGTCTCTGCATCTACCATAAAGG GTGCATAGACGAGTGGTTTGAGGTGAACCGCTCGTGTCCAGAACACCCCGCCGACTAG
- the mturn gene encoding maturin: protein MEFKHLVEAAEKWCSGNPFDLIFAEEDDERRLDFYAEPGVSFYVLCPGGTDTFHVWSESEDCLPYLQLAQDYITSCGKKTLLEVLEKVFTSFRPLLGLPDIEDDSFEHYHADMEGEPGPDQQQMGVSQQ from the exons ATGGAGTTCAAGCACCTGGTGGAGGCGGCGGAGAAGTGGTGCTCCGGGAACCCGTTCGACCTCATCTTCGCCGAGGAGGACGACGAGAGGCGGCTTGACTTTTACGCAGAGCCCGGCGTCTCCTTCTACGTGCTGTGTCCCGGCGGCACCGACACTTTC catgtaTGGAGTGAGAGTGAGGACTGCCTTCCCTATCTACAGCTGGCCCAGGACTACATCACCTCTTGTGGGAAGAAGACTCTTCTGGAGGTGCTGGAGAAGGTCTTCACCTCCTTCAGGCCT ctGCTGGGCCTTCCAGACATAGAAGACGACAGTTTTGAGCATTACCACGCCGACATGGAGGGGGAACCAGGGCCTGACCAACAGCAGATGGGGGTCAGCCAGCAGTGA